The following proteins are encoded in a genomic region of Candidatus Methanoperedens sp.:
- the porA gene encoding pyruvate ferredoxin oxidoreductase, translated as MKKVITGDHAVAIGAKLCRVEVVPAYPITPQTLIIEHIADFINDGELDAKFLTMESEHSVMSAAAAASAAGARVFTATSSQGLAFMHEMLYATAPFRLPVVMPDASRTLAGPPGIWCEYNDSMGARDSGWLQLYVEDNQEALDMVIQSFRIAEDKRVLLPVMPCLDGFVLTHTVEPVDVPEQEKVDSFLPSYKPDIILDPARPAMIGAFMPAEYIMELRRQTAGAVESSKEVIQEINGKFAKEFGRDYGGLIDTYRMDDADIALITMGTVTSTSREVVDELRQKGEKAGLIKLRFFRPFPSEELRKAVAQVSALGVFDRSVSYHGGGQVYNEVRSALFGMTIPVINHLAGLGGRDVTKEQIMKMFELTRKAAKGEKVNQINWHGTRGETV; from the coding sequence ATGAAGAAAGTAATTACAGGCGACCATGCTGTTGCGATCGGTGCAAAACTTTGCCGCGTGGAGGTAGTACCTGCTTACCCGATAACCCCGCAAACGCTGATAATAGAGCATATCGCGGATTTTATAAATGATGGGGAACTTGATGCAAAGTTCCTTACAATGGAATCCGAGCACAGCGTAATGAGTGCAGCAGCAGCAGCATCTGCTGCGGGTGCAAGGGTTTTCACCGCGACTTCTTCCCAGGGACTTGCTTTCATGCATGAGATGCTCTATGCTACAGCGCCGTTTCGGCTTCCGGTTGTGATGCCAGATGCCAGCCGCACTCTTGCAGGGCCGCCGGGCATATGGTGCGAATACAATGATTCCATGGGCGCGCGTGATTCGGGATGGCTGCAACTTTATGTGGAAGATAACCAGGAAGCCCTGGATATGGTGATCCAGTCTTTCAGGATTGCTGAAGATAAGAGGGTTTTACTTCCTGTAATGCCATGCCTTGACGGTTTTGTACTTACGCATACGGTTGAGCCGGTTGATGTCCCGGAACAGGAGAAGGTTGATTCGTTCCTGCCATCTTATAAGCCTGATATCATCCTTGATCCCGCAAGACCTGCTATGATAGGGGCTTTCATGCCTGCTGAATATATTATGGAATTGCGAAGACAAACTGCGGGAGCAGTTGAATCCTCAAAAGAAGTAATCCAGGAAATAAACGGTAAATTTGCAAAAGAATTCGGAAGGGATTATGGGGGCCTGATTGATACTTACCGGATGGATGATGCGGATATTGCTTTGATCACTATGGGAACTGTCACAAGTACATCCCGCGAGGTTGTCGATGAATTGAGGCAAAAAGGAGAAAAGGCGGGTTTAATAAAGCTTCGGTTTTTCAGGCCATTCCCTTCAGAGGAATTAAGAAAAGCGGTAGCGCAGGTAAGCGCCCTTGGCGTTTTTGACCGCTCGGTATCCTATCACGGGGGAGGGCAGGTATATAATGAGGTCCGTTCGGCCCTTTTCGGGATGACAATACCTGTAATCAATCATCTTGCAGGATTAGGAGGCCGCGATGTGACAAAGGAGCAGATAATGAAAATGTTCGAGCTGACACGAAAGGCAGCAAAAGGTGAAAAAGTTAATCAGATAAATTGGCATGGTACGCGGGGTGAAACTGTATGA